In Vibrio crassostreae, the following are encoded in one genomic region:
- a CDS encoding RepB family plasmid replication initiator protein: MKNKLLSVISDGLVISDTHTIQPNILIRTALFTPIAKNSNKSDDLTVVKHNVSDEFRDISLYKREGYEYASLKGERLNVRTDFKVWCGVVFAFSKYGYDSDRITMKLSEFTKFCGFSTQMLNTKFRKRIKESLERIQSQKISMATKDGSKATSTSLLKKFVYNMDTDIIILEGDPDLWELYRIDRQILISMRTLSSIPRAETAQCLYLFFACLPEDPFPVSLSRMRDRLALNMSNKEANRSIKSAIKRLESIGYLHGQETTWHGEWAYKITKRNKALPEIK; encoded by the coding sequence ATGAAAAACAAACTCTTATCGGTGATTAGTGATGGTCTGGTAATATCTGATACACATACTATCCAGCCCAATATATTAATCCGTACAGCCTTATTTACGCCAATTGCTAAGAACAGTAATAAAAGCGATGATCTTACTGTTGTAAAGCATAATGTAAGCGACGAGTTCAGAGATATATCCCTGTACAAACGTGAAGGATACGAATACGCATCTCTCAAAGGTGAAAGACTCAATGTACGAACAGACTTCAAAGTTTGGTGTGGGGTTGTCTTTGCTTTTTCAAAGTATGGTTATGATTCCGATAGGATAACAATGAAGCTCTCTGAATTTACAAAGTTTTGTGGATTCAGTACGCAGATGTTAAACACGAAGTTTCGTAAGCGTATCAAAGAGTCACTAGAGCGTATTCAGAGTCAAAAGATAAGTATGGCTACGAAAGATGGCTCTAAAGCGACATCAACCTCGTTGCTTAAGAAATTTGTTTATAATATGGATACCGATATTATCATCCTGGAAGGAGATCCTGATCTGTGGGAGCTGTATCGTATTGATCGTCAAATCTTAATTAGTATGCGCACCCTTTCGTCTATCCCAAGAGCTGAAACAGCCCAATGCTTATATTTGTTTTTTGCTTGCTTACCTGAAGACCCTTTCCCTGTATCTCTAAGTCGCATGAGAGATCGTCTTGCTTTGAATATGAGCAATAAGGAGGCTAATAGATCGATTAAATCGGCAATTAAGAGACTAGAATCAATTGGTTACTTACATGGGCAGGAAACGACGTGGCATGGTGAATGGGCTTATAAAATCACCAAGCGAAATAAAGCTTTACCCGAAATAAAGTAG
- a CDS encoding type II toxin-antitoxin system RelE/ParE family toxin yields the protein MIKSFKHTGLEKFFVKGTAAGIQAKHIKKLRLQLAVINTAIVIADINKPGWRLHQLNPKKDDVWAIDVNGNWRVTFQFRNGNAFILDYRDYH from the coding sequence ATGATAAAATCATTTAAGCATACAGGTCTGGAAAAGTTCTTTGTTAAAGGGACTGCTGCGGGTATCCAAGCCAAACATATCAAAAAGCTAAGGTTACAGTTAGCTGTAATCAATACCGCAATTGTTATCGCTGATATCAATAAACCTGGCTGGAGACTACATCAGCTAAACCCAAAGAAAGATGATGTTTGGGCTATTGATGTTAACGGCAACTGGCGCGTTACGTTTCAGTTTAGAAATGGAAACGCTTTTATACTCGACTATAGGGACTACCACTAA
- a CDS encoding HigA family addiction module antitoxin: protein MIMHNPPHPGELIHDVYLEPFNLSSRAVAKNLGVSPSTFNRIVKGQSSISPEMALKLQVVLGGTPESWLAMQHQYDLWKAKQTTNLKAVKTIDFDQLALA, encoded by the coding sequence ATGATTATGCACAACCCTCCACATCCGGGTGAACTAATCCACGATGTGTACCTTGAACCGTTTAACCTTAGTTCTAGAGCCGTAGCCAAGAACTTGGGTGTAAGCCCATCTACTTTCAACCGCATCGTGAAAGGCCAAAGCTCTATCAGCCCTGAGATGGCACTAAAGCTACAGGTTGTACTGGGCGGAACTCCTGAGAGTTGGTTAGCGATGCAACACCAGTATGATTTATGGAAAGCAAAGCAGACTACTAACCTCAAGGCCGTTAAAACTATAGATTTTGACCAGTTAGCTTTGGCTTAG